The following coding sequences lie in one Silene latifolia isolate original U9 population chromosome 5, ASM4854445v1, whole genome shotgun sequence genomic window:
- the LOC141656655 gene encoding reticulon-like protein B5: MSEEQHESFMEKITDKIHGRSSSSSSSDDEAENNKTVQHGDAMPSLAHVPPPEVVPSEEVSAVSSSSSSSMKSDVYRLFGRKQPVHKVLGGGKSADVFMWRDKKISATVLGVATVIWFLFELLEYHLLTLVCHILIFTLSVLFLWSNASAFVKKAPPRIPDVHIPENALLEFASALRSEINQVLAVLRDVASGKDLKKFLVVIAGLWVVSVVGGWFNFLTLVYLLFVLLHTLPVLYEKYEDEVDAFAEKASLELKKHYAVVDEKVLSKIPRGPLKDKKVA, encoded by the exons ATGTCTGAGGAACAACACGAGTCATTCATGGAGAAGATCACGGACAAGATCCACGGCCGCTCctcttcatcctcatcatctGACGACGAAGCGGAGAACAACAAAACGGTACAACACGGAGATGCTATGCCGTCTTTGGCGCACGTGCCGCCGCCGGAGGTTGTTCCTTCGGAGGAAGTTTCGGCGGTGAGTTCTTCGTCGTCGTCGTCAATGAAGTCCGACGTTTACCGCCTCTTCGGCCGAAAACAGCCTGTTCATAAGGTTCTCGGCGGTGGTAAAT CTGCTGATGTTTTTATGTGGAGGGACAAGAAGATTTCTGCCACTGTGCTCGGTGTTGCTACTGTAATTTGGTTTCTCTTTGAATTACTTGAATATCATTTACTGACCCTCGTCTGCCACATCCTAATATTCACTCTTTCAGTCCTTTTCCTCTGGTCAAATGCATCCGCATTCGTCAAAAA GGCACCACCACGTATACCAGATGTTCACATCCCTGAAAATGCTCTCCTAGAATTCGCCTCTGCATTAAGATCTGAAATCAACCAGGTTCTTGCAGTGTTACGGGACGTTGCTTCCGGGAAAGATCTGAAGAAATTtcttgtt GTGATAGCGGGATTGTGGGTCGTGTCAGTAGTCGGAGGCTGGTTTAACTTCCTGACACTCGTCTACCTAC TGTTTGTGCTATTGCACACCTTGCCTGTGCTCTACGAGAAGTACGAGGATGAAGTTGATGCTTTTGCAGAAAAGGCCTCCCTCGAGCTGAAGAAGCACTATGCTGTGGTCGACGAAAAGGTATTGAGTAAGATTCCACGAGGTCCGCTGAAAGACAAGAAGGTTGCATAA
- the LOC141656659 gene encoding uncharacterized protein LOC141656659 isoform X2, with protein sequence MEQKSFLLSALGVGVGVGVGIGLASGQTVGKWVGSTSTLDSISVEQIELELLRLLVNGKDTNVTFDEFPYYLSEQTRVLLTSAAYVHLKHAEVSKFTRNLSPGSRAILLSGPVELYQQMLAKALAHHFDAKLLLLDLPDFSIKMQNKFGFNKKEPGMKRSISEATLGRVSSLLGSISMLPPKELPRGTLRRQVSSTDIKSRAADAAINPAKHRRIASTSTDLSSFSSVSPSSVKRAGWSFDEKLFLQALHKVLVSQSDRNPIILYVRDIERLLLQSDRLCNLFGKLITKLSGSVVVLGSRIIDANIEFEEVDDRLTKLFPYNIDIRPPDDESNLVKWNARLDEDMKMIQFQDTRNHIAEVLAANDLVCDDLGSICHADTITLSDHIDEIVMSAISYHLMNNKEPEYRNGKLVISSNSLSHGLSIFQEGKKFGKNKMETNGETGKVVDDSAAVKPESKPENSSTESKGELDKSLPLTKNAETPAPVKEVAPDNEFEKRIRPEVIPPNEIGVTFADIGALDDIKESLQELVMLPLRRPDLFKGGLLKPCRGILLFGPPGTGKTMLAKAIANEAGASFINVSMSTITSKWFGEDEKNVRALFTLAAKVAPTIIFVDEVDSMLGQRTRVGEHEAMRKIKNEFMTHWDGLLSRAGEQILVLAATNRPFDLDEAIIRRFERRIMVGLPGIENRAKILKTLLSKEKAEEMDYKELATMTEGYTGSDLKNLCVTAAYRPVRELIQRERKKDLERKKKAQENVDSTDASSEAKGEQKPEETIVLRALNMEDMKQAKNQVAASFASEGSVMNELKQWNELYGEGGTRKKQQLTYFL encoded by the exons aTGGAGCAAAAAAGTTTTTTATTATCTGCATTGGGTGTAGGTGTTGGTGTAGGTGTTGGTATTGGATTGGCTTCTGGACAAACTGTGGGTAAATGGGTCGGGTCTACTTCTACTTTGGATAGTATCTCTGTTGAACAAATTGAGCTTGAATTGTTGAGGCTTCTTGTTAATGGAAAAGATACTAATGTTACTTTTGATGAATTTCCTTACTATCTTAG TGAGCAAACCCGAGTACTATTGACAAGCGCTGCATACGTACATCTGAAACATGCTGAAGTTTCCAAGTTTACACGGAATTTGTCGCCTGGAAGCAGAGCTATCTTGCTATCTGGACCTGTTG AACTTTACCAGCAAATGCTTGCGAAAGCGTTGGCACACCACTTTGATGCGAAGTTGTTACTGTTGGATTTACCCGACTTCTCTATAAAG ATGCAGAACAAGTTTGGCTTTAACAAAAAGGAACCT GGAATGAAAAGGTCTATATCAGAAGCAACATTGGGACGTGTGTCGAGCTTGCTTGGTTCCATCTCAATGCTTCCTCCAAAGGAGCTACCACGAG GCACATTGCGTAGGCAAGTGAGTTCTACTGATATCAAATCTAG GGCTGCGGATGCTGCTATTAATCCAGCAAAGCACCGTAGAATCGCTTCTACTTCAACAGATCTGAGTAGCTTCTCTTCTGTGTCACCAAGCTCAG TGAAGCGAGCGGGGTGGTCCTTTGACGAGAAACTTTTTCTTCAAGCACTTCACAAGGTGTTGGTCTCCCAATCGGACAGGAACCCAATCATATTATATGTCAGGGACATTGAAAGGCTGCTTCTTCAATCAGACAGGTTATGCAACTTGTTCGGGAAATTGATTACCAAGCTGAGTGGCTCAGTTGTCGTGCTTGGATCTCGTATAATAGATGCAAATATTGAGTTTGAAGAAGTGGATGATCGGCTTACCAAATTATTCCCATACAATATAGACATTAGGCCACCTGACGACGAAAGTAATCTTGTAAAGTGGAATGCCAGACTAGATGAAGATATGAAGATGATTCAATTTCAGGATACTAGAAATCACATAGCCGAGGTACTTGCAGCTAATGATCTTGTTTGCGATGATTTGGGTTCTATCTGCCATGCAGACACAATTACTCTCAGCGATCATATCGATGAAATTGTGATGTCTGCAATATCATACCATTTGATGAATAACAAGGAGCCTGAGTACCGAAATGGAAAGCTTGTCATATCTTCCAACAG TTTGTCCCATGGCTTGAGTATATTCCAAGAAGGGAAAAAATTTGGAAAAAACAAAATGGAAACAAATGGTGAAACTGGCAAG GTAGTGGATGATTCTGCTGCTGTGAAGCCAGAAAGCAAGCCTGAAAACTCTTCTACTGAAAGCAAAGGCGAGCTCGACAAGTCGCTTCCCTTGACAAAGAATGCTGAAACCCCTGCTCCTGTCAAG GAAGTTGCACCAGACAACGAGTTTGAGAAGCGCATAAGGCCAGAAGTCATTCCTCCAAATGAGATCGGGGTTACATTTGCTGATATTGGAGCTTTGGACGATATTAAAGAGTCGCTTCAGGAACTAGTTATGCTCCCTCTTAGGAGACCAGACCTGTTCAAAGGCGGTCTATTGAAGCCATGCAGAGGTATACTGCTGTTTGGTCCACCTGGTACCGGAAAGACAATGTTAGCCAAGGCTATTGCCAATGAAGCCGGGGCAAGCTTCATCAATGTCTCAATGTCTACAATCACTTCTAAATGGTTTGGAGAAGACGAAAAAAATGTCCGTGCTTTATTCACACTTGCAGCTAAAGTTGCCCCGACAATTATCTTTGTGGATGAGGTGGATAGCATGCTTGGACAGCGGACTAGGGTTGGGGAGCATGAGGCCATGAGAAAGATTAAGAATGAGTTTATGACTCATTGGGACGGACTTTTGTCTAGAGCCGGTGAACAAATTCTTGTTCTTGCTGCTACCAACAGGCCATTTGACCTCGATGAAGCCATTATTAGGCGATTTGAGCGCAG GATAATGGTTGGTTTGCCAGGTATAGAAAATAGGGCAAAGATATTGAAGACGCTCTTATCAAAGGAGAAAGCAGAAGAGATGGACTACAAGGAGCTTGCTACCATGACTGAAGGATATACCGGAAGTGATCTTAAG AACCTATGTGTCACAGCCGCATATAGGCCTGTCCGGGAGCTAATCCAGAGGGAGAGGAAGAAAGATTTG GAAAGGAAGAAGAAAGCACAAGAGAATGTAGACTCGACTGATGCTTCATCTGAGGCAAAAGGAGAACAGAAGCCGGAAGAGACCATCGTTTTGAGAGCTTTGAACATGGAAGACATGAAGCAAGCAAAGAACCAG GTTGCTGCCAGTTTCGCATCAGAGGGTTCAGTAATGAATGAACTGAAACAGTGGAACGAACTGTATGGAGAAGGCGGGACAAGGAAGAAACAGCAGCTAACCTACTTCTTATAG
- the LOC141656659 gene encoding uncharacterized protein LOC141656659 isoform X4, translated as MEQKSFLLSALGVGVGVGVGIGLASGQTVGKWVGSTSTLDSISVEQIELELLRLLVNGKDTNVTFDEFPYYLSEQTRVLLTSAAYVHLKHAEVSKFTRNLSPGSRAILLSGPVELYQQMLAKALAHHFDAKLLLLDLPDFSIKMQNKFGFNKKEPGMKRSISEATLGRVSSLLGSISMLPPKELPRVKRAGWSFDEKLFLQALHKVLVSQSDRNPIILYVRDIERLLLQSDRLCNLFGKLITKLSGSVVVLGSRIIDANIEFEEVDDRLTKLFPYNIDIRPPDDESNLVKWNARLDEDMKMIQFQDTRNHIAEVLAANDLVCDDLGSICHADTITLSDHIDEIVMSAISYHLMNNKEPEYRNGKLVISSNSLSHGLSIFQEGKKFGKNKMETNGETGKVVDDSAAVKPESKPENSSTESKGELDKSLPLTKNAETPAPVKEVAPDNEFEKRIRPEVIPPNEIGVTFADIGALDDIKESLQELVMLPLRRPDLFKGGLLKPCRGILLFGPPGTGKTMLAKAIANEAGASFINVSMSTITSKWFGEDEKNVRALFTLAAKVAPTIIFVDEVDSMLGQRTRVGEHEAMRKIKNEFMTHWDGLLSRAGEQILVLAATNRPFDLDEAIIRRFERRIMVGLPGIENRAKILKTLLSKEKAEEMDYKELATMTEGYTGSDLKNLCVTAAYRPVRELIQRERKKDLERKKKAQENVDSTDASSEAKGEQKPEETIVLRALNMEDMKQAKNQVAASFASEGSVMNELKQWNELYGEGGTRKKQQLTYFL; from the exons aTGGAGCAAAAAAGTTTTTTATTATCTGCATTGGGTGTAGGTGTTGGTGTAGGTGTTGGTATTGGATTGGCTTCTGGACAAACTGTGGGTAAATGGGTCGGGTCTACTTCTACTTTGGATAGTATCTCTGTTGAACAAATTGAGCTTGAATTGTTGAGGCTTCTTGTTAATGGAAAAGATACTAATGTTACTTTTGATGAATTTCCTTACTATCTTAG TGAGCAAACCCGAGTACTATTGACAAGCGCTGCATACGTACATCTGAAACATGCTGAAGTTTCCAAGTTTACACGGAATTTGTCGCCTGGAAGCAGAGCTATCTTGCTATCTGGACCTGTTG AACTTTACCAGCAAATGCTTGCGAAAGCGTTGGCACACCACTTTGATGCGAAGTTGTTACTGTTGGATTTACCCGACTTCTCTATAAAG ATGCAGAACAAGTTTGGCTTTAACAAAAAGGAACCT GGAATGAAAAGGTCTATATCAGAAGCAACATTGGGACGTGTGTCGAGCTTGCTTGGTTCCATCTCAATGCTTCCTCCAAAGGAGCTACCACGAG TGAAGCGAGCGGGGTGGTCCTTTGACGAGAAACTTTTTCTTCAAGCACTTCACAAGGTGTTGGTCTCCCAATCGGACAGGAACCCAATCATATTATATGTCAGGGACATTGAAAGGCTGCTTCTTCAATCAGACAGGTTATGCAACTTGTTCGGGAAATTGATTACCAAGCTGAGTGGCTCAGTTGTCGTGCTTGGATCTCGTATAATAGATGCAAATATTGAGTTTGAAGAAGTGGATGATCGGCTTACCAAATTATTCCCATACAATATAGACATTAGGCCACCTGACGACGAAAGTAATCTTGTAAAGTGGAATGCCAGACTAGATGAAGATATGAAGATGATTCAATTTCAGGATACTAGAAATCACATAGCCGAGGTACTTGCAGCTAATGATCTTGTTTGCGATGATTTGGGTTCTATCTGCCATGCAGACACAATTACTCTCAGCGATCATATCGATGAAATTGTGATGTCTGCAATATCATACCATTTGATGAATAACAAGGAGCCTGAGTACCGAAATGGAAAGCTTGTCATATCTTCCAACAG TTTGTCCCATGGCTTGAGTATATTCCAAGAAGGGAAAAAATTTGGAAAAAACAAAATGGAAACAAATGGTGAAACTGGCAAG GTAGTGGATGATTCTGCTGCTGTGAAGCCAGAAAGCAAGCCTGAAAACTCTTCTACTGAAAGCAAAGGCGAGCTCGACAAGTCGCTTCCCTTGACAAAGAATGCTGAAACCCCTGCTCCTGTCAAG GAAGTTGCACCAGACAACGAGTTTGAGAAGCGCATAAGGCCAGAAGTCATTCCTCCAAATGAGATCGGGGTTACATTTGCTGATATTGGAGCTTTGGACGATATTAAAGAGTCGCTTCAGGAACTAGTTATGCTCCCTCTTAGGAGACCAGACCTGTTCAAAGGCGGTCTATTGAAGCCATGCAGAGGTATACTGCTGTTTGGTCCACCTGGTACCGGAAAGACAATGTTAGCCAAGGCTATTGCCAATGAAGCCGGGGCAAGCTTCATCAATGTCTCAATGTCTACAATCACTTCTAAATGGTTTGGAGAAGACGAAAAAAATGTCCGTGCTTTATTCACACTTGCAGCTAAAGTTGCCCCGACAATTATCTTTGTGGATGAGGTGGATAGCATGCTTGGACAGCGGACTAGGGTTGGGGAGCATGAGGCCATGAGAAAGATTAAGAATGAGTTTATGACTCATTGGGACGGACTTTTGTCTAGAGCCGGTGAACAAATTCTTGTTCTTGCTGCTACCAACAGGCCATTTGACCTCGATGAAGCCATTATTAGGCGATTTGAGCGCAG GATAATGGTTGGTTTGCCAGGTATAGAAAATAGGGCAAAGATATTGAAGACGCTCTTATCAAAGGAGAAAGCAGAAGAGATGGACTACAAGGAGCTTGCTACCATGACTGAAGGATATACCGGAAGTGATCTTAAG AACCTATGTGTCACAGCCGCATATAGGCCTGTCCGGGAGCTAATCCAGAGGGAGAGGAAGAAAGATTTG GAAAGGAAGAAGAAAGCACAAGAGAATGTAGACTCGACTGATGCTTCATCTGAGGCAAAAGGAGAACAGAAGCCGGAAGAGACCATCGTTTTGAGAGCTTTGAACATGGAAGACATGAAGCAAGCAAAGAACCAG GTTGCTGCCAGTTTCGCATCAGAGGGTTCAGTAATGAATGAACTGAAACAGTGGAACGAACTGTATGGAGAAGGCGGGACAAGGAAGAAACAGCAGCTAACCTACTTCTTATAG
- the LOC141656659 gene encoding uncharacterized protein LOC141656659 isoform X3, with protein MEQKSFLLSALGVGVGVGVGIGLASGQTVGKWVGSTSTLDSISVEQIELELLRLLVNGKDTNVTFDEFPYYLSEQTRVLLTSAAYVHLKHAEVSKFTRNLSPGSRAILLSGPVELYQQMLAKALAHHFDAKLLLLDLPDFSIKMQNKFGFNKKEPGMKRSISEATLGRVSSLLGSISMLPPKELPRGISATVKRAGWSFDEKLFLQALHKVLVSQSDRNPIILYVRDIERLLLQSDRLCNLFGKLITKLSGSVVVLGSRIIDANIEFEEVDDRLTKLFPYNIDIRPPDDESNLVKWNARLDEDMKMIQFQDTRNHIAEVLAANDLVCDDLGSICHADTITLSDHIDEIVMSAISYHLMNNKEPEYRNGKLVISSNSLSHGLSIFQEGKKFGKNKMETNGETGKVVDDSAAVKPESKPENSSTESKGELDKSLPLTKNAETPAPVKEVAPDNEFEKRIRPEVIPPNEIGVTFADIGALDDIKESLQELVMLPLRRPDLFKGGLLKPCRGILLFGPPGTGKTMLAKAIANEAGASFINVSMSTITSKWFGEDEKNVRALFTLAAKVAPTIIFVDEVDSMLGQRTRVGEHEAMRKIKNEFMTHWDGLLSRAGEQILVLAATNRPFDLDEAIIRRFERRIMVGLPGIENRAKILKTLLSKEKAEEMDYKELATMTEGYTGSDLKNLCVTAAYRPVRELIQRERKKDLERKKKAQENVDSTDASSEAKGEQKPEETIVLRALNMEDMKQAKNQVAASFASEGSVMNELKQWNELYGEGGTRKKQQLTYFL; from the exons aTGGAGCAAAAAAGTTTTTTATTATCTGCATTGGGTGTAGGTGTTGGTGTAGGTGTTGGTATTGGATTGGCTTCTGGACAAACTGTGGGTAAATGGGTCGGGTCTACTTCTACTTTGGATAGTATCTCTGTTGAACAAATTGAGCTTGAATTGTTGAGGCTTCTTGTTAATGGAAAAGATACTAATGTTACTTTTGATGAATTTCCTTACTATCTTAG TGAGCAAACCCGAGTACTATTGACAAGCGCTGCATACGTACATCTGAAACATGCTGAAGTTTCCAAGTTTACACGGAATTTGTCGCCTGGAAGCAGAGCTATCTTGCTATCTGGACCTGTTG AACTTTACCAGCAAATGCTTGCGAAAGCGTTGGCACACCACTTTGATGCGAAGTTGTTACTGTTGGATTTACCCGACTTCTCTATAAAG ATGCAGAACAAGTTTGGCTTTAACAAAAAGGAACCT GGAATGAAAAGGTCTATATCAGAAGCAACATTGGGACGTGTGTCGAGCTTGCTTGGTTCCATCTCAATGCTTCCTCCAAAGGAGCTACCACGAGGTATATCTGCGACAG TGAAGCGAGCGGGGTGGTCCTTTGACGAGAAACTTTTTCTTCAAGCACTTCACAAGGTGTTGGTCTCCCAATCGGACAGGAACCCAATCATATTATATGTCAGGGACATTGAAAGGCTGCTTCTTCAATCAGACAGGTTATGCAACTTGTTCGGGAAATTGATTACCAAGCTGAGTGGCTCAGTTGTCGTGCTTGGATCTCGTATAATAGATGCAAATATTGAGTTTGAAGAAGTGGATGATCGGCTTACCAAATTATTCCCATACAATATAGACATTAGGCCACCTGACGACGAAAGTAATCTTGTAAAGTGGAATGCCAGACTAGATGAAGATATGAAGATGATTCAATTTCAGGATACTAGAAATCACATAGCCGAGGTACTTGCAGCTAATGATCTTGTTTGCGATGATTTGGGTTCTATCTGCCATGCAGACACAATTACTCTCAGCGATCATATCGATGAAATTGTGATGTCTGCAATATCATACCATTTGATGAATAACAAGGAGCCTGAGTACCGAAATGGAAAGCTTGTCATATCTTCCAACAG TTTGTCCCATGGCTTGAGTATATTCCAAGAAGGGAAAAAATTTGGAAAAAACAAAATGGAAACAAATGGTGAAACTGGCAAG GTAGTGGATGATTCTGCTGCTGTGAAGCCAGAAAGCAAGCCTGAAAACTCTTCTACTGAAAGCAAAGGCGAGCTCGACAAGTCGCTTCCCTTGACAAAGAATGCTGAAACCCCTGCTCCTGTCAAG GAAGTTGCACCAGACAACGAGTTTGAGAAGCGCATAAGGCCAGAAGTCATTCCTCCAAATGAGATCGGGGTTACATTTGCTGATATTGGAGCTTTGGACGATATTAAAGAGTCGCTTCAGGAACTAGTTATGCTCCCTCTTAGGAGACCAGACCTGTTCAAAGGCGGTCTATTGAAGCCATGCAGAGGTATACTGCTGTTTGGTCCACCTGGTACCGGAAAGACAATGTTAGCCAAGGCTATTGCCAATGAAGCCGGGGCAAGCTTCATCAATGTCTCAATGTCTACAATCACTTCTAAATGGTTTGGAGAAGACGAAAAAAATGTCCGTGCTTTATTCACACTTGCAGCTAAAGTTGCCCCGACAATTATCTTTGTGGATGAGGTGGATAGCATGCTTGGACAGCGGACTAGGGTTGGGGAGCATGAGGCCATGAGAAAGATTAAGAATGAGTTTATGACTCATTGGGACGGACTTTTGTCTAGAGCCGGTGAACAAATTCTTGTTCTTGCTGCTACCAACAGGCCATTTGACCTCGATGAAGCCATTATTAGGCGATTTGAGCGCAG GATAATGGTTGGTTTGCCAGGTATAGAAAATAGGGCAAAGATATTGAAGACGCTCTTATCAAAGGAGAAAGCAGAAGAGATGGACTACAAGGAGCTTGCTACCATGACTGAAGGATATACCGGAAGTGATCTTAAG AACCTATGTGTCACAGCCGCATATAGGCCTGTCCGGGAGCTAATCCAGAGGGAGAGGAAGAAAGATTTG GAAAGGAAGAAGAAAGCACAAGAGAATGTAGACTCGACTGATGCTTCATCTGAGGCAAAAGGAGAACAGAAGCCGGAAGAGACCATCGTTTTGAGAGCTTTGAACATGGAAGACATGAAGCAAGCAAAGAACCAG GTTGCTGCCAGTTTCGCATCAGAGGGTTCAGTAATGAATGAACTGAAACAGTGGAACGAACTGTATGGAGAAGGCGGGACAAGGAAGAAACAGCAGCTAACCTACTTCTTATAG
- the LOC141656659 gene encoding uncharacterized protein LOC141656659 isoform X1, with protein sequence MEQKSFLLSALGVGVGVGVGIGLASGQTVGKWVGSTSTLDSISVEQIELELLRLLVNGKDTNVTFDEFPYYLSEQTRVLLTSAAYVHLKHAEVSKFTRNLSPGSRAILLSGPVELYQQMLAKALAHHFDAKLLLLDLPDFSIKMQNKFGFNKKEPGMKRSISEATLGRVSSLLGSISMLPPKELPRGISATGTLRRQVSSTDIKSRAADAAINPAKHRRIASTSTDLSSFSSVSPSSVKRAGWSFDEKLFLQALHKVLVSQSDRNPIILYVRDIERLLLQSDRLCNLFGKLITKLSGSVVVLGSRIIDANIEFEEVDDRLTKLFPYNIDIRPPDDESNLVKWNARLDEDMKMIQFQDTRNHIAEVLAANDLVCDDLGSICHADTITLSDHIDEIVMSAISYHLMNNKEPEYRNGKLVISSNSLSHGLSIFQEGKKFGKNKMETNGETGKVVDDSAAVKPESKPENSSTESKGELDKSLPLTKNAETPAPVKEVAPDNEFEKRIRPEVIPPNEIGVTFADIGALDDIKESLQELVMLPLRRPDLFKGGLLKPCRGILLFGPPGTGKTMLAKAIANEAGASFINVSMSTITSKWFGEDEKNVRALFTLAAKVAPTIIFVDEVDSMLGQRTRVGEHEAMRKIKNEFMTHWDGLLSRAGEQILVLAATNRPFDLDEAIIRRFERRIMVGLPGIENRAKILKTLLSKEKAEEMDYKELATMTEGYTGSDLKNLCVTAAYRPVRELIQRERKKDLERKKKAQENVDSTDASSEAKGEQKPEETIVLRALNMEDMKQAKNQVAASFASEGSVMNELKQWNELYGEGGTRKKQQLTYFL encoded by the exons aTGGAGCAAAAAAGTTTTTTATTATCTGCATTGGGTGTAGGTGTTGGTGTAGGTGTTGGTATTGGATTGGCTTCTGGACAAACTGTGGGTAAATGGGTCGGGTCTACTTCTACTTTGGATAGTATCTCTGTTGAACAAATTGAGCTTGAATTGTTGAGGCTTCTTGTTAATGGAAAAGATACTAATGTTACTTTTGATGAATTTCCTTACTATCTTAG TGAGCAAACCCGAGTACTATTGACAAGCGCTGCATACGTACATCTGAAACATGCTGAAGTTTCCAAGTTTACACGGAATTTGTCGCCTGGAAGCAGAGCTATCTTGCTATCTGGACCTGTTG AACTTTACCAGCAAATGCTTGCGAAAGCGTTGGCACACCACTTTGATGCGAAGTTGTTACTGTTGGATTTACCCGACTTCTCTATAAAG ATGCAGAACAAGTTTGGCTTTAACAAAAAGGAACCT GGAATGAAAAGGTCTATATCAGAAGCAACATTGGGACGTGTGTCGAGCTTGCTTGGTTCCATCTCAATGCTTCCTCCAAAGGAGCTACCACGAGGTATATCTGCGACAG GCACATTGCGTAGGCAAGTGAGTTCTACTGATATCAAATCTAG GGCTGCGGATGCTGCTATTAATCCAGCAAAGCACCGTAGAATCGCTTCTACTTCAACAGATCTGAGTAGCTTCTCTTCTGTGTCACCAAGCTCAG TGAAGCGAGCGGGGTGGTCCTTTGACGAGAAACTTTTTCTTCAAGCACTTCACAAGGTGTTGGTCTCCCAATCGGACAGGAACCCAATCATATTATATGTCAGGGACATTGAAAGGCTGCTTCTTCAATCAGACAGGTTATGCAACTTGTTCGGGAAATTGATTACCAAGCTGAGTGGCTCAGTTGTCGTGCTTGGATCTCGTATAATAGATGCAAATATTGAGTTTGAAGAAGTGGATGATCGGCTTACCAAATTATTCCCATACAATATAGACATTAGGCCACCTGACGACGAAAGTAATCTTGTAAAGTGGAATGCCAGACTAGATGAAGATATGAAGATGATTCAATTTCAGGATACTAGAAATCACATAGCCGAGGTACTTGCAGCTAATGATCTTGTTTGCGATGATTTGGGTTCTATCTGCCATGCAGACACAATTACTCTCAGCGATCATATCGATGAAATTGTGATGTCTGCAATATCATACCATTTGATGAATAACAAGGAGCCTGAGTACCGAAATGGAAAGCTTGTCATATCTTCCAACAG TTTGTCCCATGGCTTGAGTATATTCCAAGAAGGGAAAAAATTTGGAAAAAACAAAATGGAAACAAATGGTGAAACTGGCAAG GTAGTGGATGATTCTGCTGCTGTGAAGCCAGAAAGCAAGCCTGAAAACTCTTCTACTGAAAGCAAAGGCGAGCTCGACAAGTCGCTTCCCTTGACAAAGAATGCTGAAACCCCTGCTCCTGTCAAG GAAGTTGCACCAGACAACGAGTTTGAGAAGCGCATAAGGCCAGAAGTCATTCCTCCAAATGAGATCGGGGTTACATTTGCTGATATTGGAGCTTTGGACGATATTAAAGAGTCGCTTCAGGAACTAGTTATGCTCCCTCTTAGGAGACCAGACCTGTTCAAAGGCGGTCTATTGAAGCCATGCAGAGGTATACTGCTGTTTGGTCCACCTGGTACCGGAAAGACAATGTTAGCCAAGGCTATTGCCAATGAAGCCGGGGCAAGCTTCATCAATGTCTCAATGTCTACAATCACTTCTAAATGGTTTGGAGAAGACGAAAAAAATGTCCGTGCTTTATTCACACTTGCAGCTAAAGTTGCCCCGACAATTATCTTTGTGGATGAGGTGGATAGCATGCTTGGACAGCGGACTAGGGTTGGGGAGCATGAGGCCATGAGAAAGATTAAGAATGAGTTTATGACTCATTGGGACGGACTTTTGTCTAGAGCCGGTGAACAAATTCTTGTTCTTGCTGCTACCAACAGGCCATTTGACCTCGATGAAGCCATTATTAGGCGATTTGAGCGCAG GATAATGGTTGGTTTGCCAGGTATAGAAAATAGGGCAAAGATATTGAAGACGCTCTTATCAAAGGAGAAAGCAGAAGAGATGGACTACAAGGAGCTTGCTACCATGACTGAAGGATATACCGGAAGTGATCTTAAG AACCTATGTGTCACAGCCGCATATAGGCCTGTCCGGGAGCTAATCCAGAGGGAGAGGAAGAAAGATTTG GAAAGGAAGAAGAAAGCACAAGAGAATGTAGACTCGACTGATGCTTCATCTGAGGCAAAAGGAGAACAGAAGCCGGAAGAGACCATCGTTTTGAGAGCTTTGAACATGGAAGACATGAAGCAAGCAAAGAACCAG GTTGCTGCCAGTTTCGCATCAGAGGGTTCAGTAATGAATGAACTGAAACAGTGGAACGAACTGTATGGAGAAGGCGGGACAAGGAAGAAACAGCAGCTAACCTACTTCTTATAG